A section of the Capra hircus breed San Clemente chromosome 23, ASM170441v1, whole genome shotgun sequence genome encodes:
- the AGER gene encoding advanced glycosylation end product-specific receptor isoform X1, whose product MAAGAAVGAWMLVLSLWGAVTGDQNITARIGKPLVLNCKGAPKKPPQQLEWKLVSGAPVSPLLGTPVRFASPLAHLPSSSVLSPRVCTVEAPLLYPQNTGRTEAWKVLSPQGDPWDSVARVLPNGSLLLPAIGIQDEGTFRCRATSRSGKETKSNYRVRVYQIPGKPEIVDPASELMAGVPNKVGTCVSEGGYPAGTLSWLLDGKTLIPDGKGVSVKEETKRHPETGLFTLHSELMLTPARGGALHPTFSCSFTPGLPRRKALHTAPIQLRVSNAVPLEEVQLVVEPEGGAVAPGGTVTLTCEAPAQPPPQIHWIKDGRPLPLPPGPVLLLPEVGPEDQGTYSCVATHPSHGPQESRAVSVSIIETGEEGTTAGSVEGPGLETLALTLGILGGLGTVALLIGLIVWHRRRQHKGQERKVPENQEEEEEERAELNQPEEPEAAESSTGGP is encoded by the exons ATGGCAGCAGGGGCAGCGGTAGGAGCCTGGATGCTAGTCCTCAGTCTGTGGG GGGCAGTCACAGGGGACCAAAACATCACAGCCCGGATCGGGAAGCCACTGGTGCTGAACTGTAAGGGAGCCCCCAAGAAACCACCCCAGCAGCTGGAATGGAAACTGGTAAGTGGGGCTCCTGTCTCTCCACTTCTGGGGACACCAGTGAGATTCGCGTCCCCTCTCGCCCACCTCCCTTCTTCGTCAGTCCTTTCCCCAAGGGTCTGCACTGTTGAGGCCCCTCTCCTCTACCCCCAGAACACAGGCCGGACAGAAGCTTGGAAGGtcctgtctccccagggagacccCTGGGATAGCGTGGCTCGGGTCCTCCCCAACGGCTCCCTCCTCCTGCCGGCTATTGGGATCCAGGATGAGGGGACTTTCCGGTGCCGGGCAACGAGCCGGAGCGGAAAGGAGACCAAGTCTAACTACCGAGTCCGAGTCTATC AGATTCCTGGGAAGCCAGAAATTGTTGATCCTGCCTCTGAACTCATGGCTGGTGTCCCCAATAAG GTGGGGACATGTGTATCCGAGGGGGGCTACCCTGCAGGGACACTCAGCTGGCTCTTGGATGGGAAAACTCTGATTCCTGATGGCAAAG GAGTGTCCGTGAAGGAAGAGACCAAGAGACACCCGGAGACAGGGCTTTTCACACTCCATTCGGAGCTGATGTTGACCCCAGCTCGGGGAGGAGCTCTCCACCCCACCTTCTCCTGTAGCTTCACCCCTGGCCTTCCCCGGCGCAAAGCCCTGCACACGGCCCCCATCCAGCTCAGGGTCTCGA ATGCTGTGCCACTGGAGGAAGTCCAGTTGGTGGTAGAGCCAGAAGGGGGAGCAGTAGCTCCTGGTGGTACCGTGACCTTGACCTGTGAAGCCCCCGCCCAGCCCCCACCTCAAATCCACTGGATCAAGGAT ggcaggcccctgccccttccccctgGCCCCGTGCTACTCCTCCCAGAGGTAGGGCCTGAGGACCAGGGAACGTACAGCTGTGTGGCCACCCATCCCAGCCATGGGCCCCAGGAGAGCCGTGCTGTCAGCGTCAGCATCATCG AAACAGGCGAGGAAGGGACGACTGCAG GCTCTGTGGAAGGGCCGGGGCTGGAAACCCTAGCCCTGACCCTGGGGATCCTGGGAGGCCTGGGGACAGTCGCCCTGCTCATTGGGCTCATCGTGTGGCATCGAAGGCGGCAACACAAAGGACAGGAGAG gaaggtcCCAGAAAaccaggaggaagaagaggaggagagagcGGAACTGAACcagccagaggagcctgaggcaGCAGAGAGCAGCACAGGAGGGCCTTGA
- the AGER gene encoding advanced glycosylation end product-specific receptor isoform X2, with product MAAGAAVGAWMLVLSLWGAVTGDQNITARIGKPLVLNCKGAPKKPPQQLEWKLNTGRTEAWKVLSPQGDPWDSVARVLPNGSLLLPAIGIQDEGTFRCRATSRSGKETKSNYRVRVYQIPGKPEIVDPASELMAGVPNKVGTCVSEGGYPAGTLSWLLDGKTLIPDGKGVSVKEETKRHPETGLFTLHSELMLTPARGGALHPTFSCSFTPGLPRRKALHTAPIQLRVSSERRGGEGPNGDAVPLEEVQLVVEPEGGAVAPGGTVTLTCEAPAQPPPQIHWIKDGRPLPLPPGPVLLLPEVGPEDQGTYSCVATHPSHGPQESRAVSVSIIETGEEGTTAGSVEGPGLETLALTLGILGGLGTVALLIGLIVWHRRRQHKGQERKVPENQEEEEEERAELNQPEEPEAAESSTGGP from the exons ATGGCAGCAGGGGCAGCGGTAGGAGCCTGGATGCTAGTCCTCAGTCTGTGGG GGGCAGTCACAGGGGACCAAAACATCACAGCCCGGATCGGGAAGCCACTGGTGCTGAACTGTAAGGGAGCCCCCAAGAAACCACCCCAGCAGCTGGAATGGAAACTG AACACAGGCCGGACAGAAGCTTGGAAGGtcctgtctccccagggagacccCTGGGATAGCGTGGCTCGGGTCCTCCCCAACGGCTCCCTCCTCCTGCCGGCTATTGGGATCCAGGATGAGGGGACTTTCCGGTGCCGGGCAACGAGCCGGAGCGGAAAGGAGACCAAGTCTAACTACCGAGTCCGAGTCTATC AGATTCCTGGGAAGCCAGAAATTGTTGATCCTGCCTCTGAACTCATGGCTGGTGTCCCCAATAAG GTGGGGACATGTGTATCCGAGGGGGGCTACCCTGCAGGGACACTCAGCTGGCTCTTGGATGGGAAAACTCTGATTCCTGATGGCAAAG GAGTGTCCGTGAAGGAAGAGACCAAGAGACACCCGGAGACAGGGCTTTTCACACTCCATTCGGAGCTGATGTTGACCCCAGCTCGGGGAGGAGCTCTCCACCCCACCTTCTCCTGTAGCTTCACCCCTGGCCTTCCCCGGCGCAAAGCCCTGCACACGGCCCCCATCCAGCTCAGGGTCTCGAGTGAGCGCCGAGGTGGGGAGGGCCCCAACGGGG ATGCTGTGCCACTGGAGGAAGTCCAGTTGGTGGTAGAGCCAGAAGGGGGAGCAGTAGCTCCTGGTGGTACCGTGACCTTGACCTGTGAAGCCCCCGCCCAGCCCCCACCTCAAATCCACTGGATCAAGGAT ggcaggcccctgccccttccccctgGCCCCGTGCTACTCCTCCCAGAGGTAGGGCCTGAGGACCAGGGAACGTACAGCTGTGTGGCCACCCATCCCAGCCATGGGCCCCAGGAGAGCCGTGCTGTCAGCGTCAGCATCATCG AAACAGGCGAGGAAGGGACGACTGCAG GCTCTGTGGAAGGGCCGGGGCTGGAAACCCTAGCCCTGACCCTGGGGATCCTGGGAGGCCTGGGGACAGTCGCCCTGCTCATTGGGCTCATCGTGTGGCATCGAAGGCGGCAACACAAAGGACAGGAGAG gaaggtcCCAGAAAaccaggaggaagaagaggaggagagagcGGAACTGAACcagccagaggagcctgaggcaGCAGAGAGCAGCACAGGAGGGCCTTGA
- the AGER gene encoding advanced glycosylation end product-specific receptor isoform X3: MAAGAAVGAWMLVLSLWGAVTGDQNITARIGKPLVLNCKGAPKKPPQQLEWKLNTGRTEAWKVLSPQGDPWDSVARVLPNGSLLLPAIGIQDEGTFRCRATSRSGKETKSNYRVRVYQIPGKPEIVDPASELMAGVPNKVGTCVSEGGYPAGTLSWLLDGKTLIPDGKGVSVKEETKRHPETGLFTLHSELMLTPARGGALHPTFSCSFTPGLPRRKALHTAPIQLRVSNAVPLEEVQLVVEPEGGAVAPGGTVTLTCEAPAQPPPQIHWIKDGRPLPLPPGPVLLLPEVGPEDQGTYSCVATHPSHGPQESRAVSVSIIETGEEGTTAGSVEGPGLETLALTLGILGGLGTVALLIGLIVWHRRRQHKGQERKVPENQEEEEEERAELNQPEEPEAAESSTGGP; this comes from the exons ATGGCAGCAGGGGCAGCGGTAGGAGCCTGGATGCTAGTCCTCAGTCTGTGGG GGGCAGTCACAGGGGACCAAAACATCACAGCCCGGATCGGGAAGCCACTGGTGCTGAACTGTAAGGGAGCCCCCAAGAAACCACCCCAGCAGCTGGAATGGAAACTG AACACAGGCCGGACAGAAGCTTGGAAGGtcctgtctccccagggagacccCTGGGATAGCGTGGCTCGGGTCCTCCCCAACGGCTCCCTCCTCCTGCCGGCTATTGGGATCCAGGATGAGGGGACTTTCCGGTGCCGGGCAACGAGCCGGAGCGGAAAGGAGACCAAGTCTAACTACCGAGTCCGAGTCTATC AGATTCCTGGGAAGCCAGAAATTGTTGATCCTGCCTCTGAACTCATGGCTGGTGTCCCCAATAAG GTGGGGACATGTGTATCCGAGGGGGGCTACCCTGCAGGGACACTCAGCTGGCTCTTGGATGGGAAAACTCTGATTCCTGATGGCAAAG GAGTGTCCGTGAAGGAAGAGACCAAGAGACACCCGGAGACAGGGCTTTTCACACTCCATTCGGAGCTGATGTTGACCCCAGCTCGGGGAGGAGCTCTCCACCCCACCTTCTCCTGTAGCTTCACCCCTGGCCTTCCCCGGCGCAAAGCCCTGCACACGGCCCCCATCCAGCTCAGGGTCTCGA ATGCTGTGCCACTGGAGGAAGTCCAGTTGGTGGTAGAGCCAGAAGGGGGAGCAGTAGCTCCTGGTGGTACCGTGACCTTGACCTGTGAAGCCCCCGCCCAGCCCCCACCTCAAATCCACTGGATCAAGGAT ggcaggcccctgccccttccccctgGCCCCGTGCTACTCCTCCCAGAGGTAGGGCCTGAGGACCAGGGAACGTACAGCTGTGTGGCCACCCATCCCAGCCATGGGCCCCAGGAGAGCCGTGCTGTCAGCGTCAGCATCATCG AAACAGGCGAGGAAGGGACGACTGCAG GCTCTGTGGAAGGGCCGGGGCTGGAAACCCTAGCCCTGACCCTGGGGATCCTGGGAGGCCTGGGGACAGTCGCCCTGCTCATTGGGCTCATCGTGTGGCATCGAAGGCGGCAACACAAAGGACAGGAGAG gaaggtcCCAGAAAaccaggaggaagaagaggaggagagagcGGAACTGAACcagccagaggagcctgaggcaGCAGAGAGCAGCACAGGAGGGCCTTGA
- the PBX2 gene encoding pre-B-cell leukemia transcription factor 2 produces the protein MDERLLGPPPPGGGRGGLGLVGGEPGGPGEPPGGGDPGGGSGGVPGGRGKQDIGDILQQIMTITDQSLDEAQAKKHALNCHRMKPALFSVLCEIKEKTGLSIRSSQEEEPVDPQLMRLDNMLLAEGVAGPEKGGGSAAAAAAAAASGGGVSPDNSIEHSDYRSKLAQIRHIYHSELEKYEQACNEFTTHVMNLLREQSRTRPVAPKEMERMVSIIHRKFSAIQMQLKQSTCEAVMILRSRFLDARRKRRNFSKQATEVLNEYFYSHLSNPYPSEEAKEELAKKCGITVSQVSNWFGNKRIRYKKNIGKFQEEANIYAVKTAVSVTQGGHSRTSSPTPPSSAGSGGSFNLSGSGDMFLGMPGLNGDSYSASQVESLRHSMGPGGYGDNLGGGQMYSPREMRANGGWQEAVTPSSVTSPTEGPGSVHSDTSN, from the exons ATGGACGAGCGGCTGCTGGGGCCGCCCCCTCCAGGCGGGGGCCGGGGGGGCCTTGGATTGGTGGGTGGGGAGCCTGGGGGCCCTGGCGAACCTCCCGGTGGCGGAGACCCCGGTGGGGGTAGCGGGGGGGTCCCGGGAGGCCGAGGGAAGCAAGACATCGGGGACATTCTGCAGCAGATAATGACCATCACCGACCAGAGCCTGGACGAGGCCCAGGCCAA GAAACACGCCCTAAACTGCCACCGCATGAAGCCTGCTCTCTTTAGCGTCCTGTGTGAAATCAAGGAGAAAACTG GCCTCAGCATTCGAAGCTCCCAAGAGGAGGAGCCTGTGGATCCACAGCTGATGCGCTTGGACAACATGCTTCTGGCAGAGGGTGTGGCTGGGCCTGAGAAAGGGGGTGGCTCAGCGGCTGCAGCAGCGGCAGCTGCAGCCTCCGGGGGCGGAGTGTCCCCTGACAACTCCATCGAACACTCGGACTATCGCAGCAAACTTGCCCAGATCCGCCACATTTACCACTCGGAGCTGGAGAAATATGAGCAG GCATGTAACGAGTTCACAACCCACGTCATGAACCTGCTGAGGGAGCAGAGCCGCACGCGGCCCGTGGCACCCAAGGAAATGGAGCGCATGGTGAGCATCATCCACCGGAAGTTCAGCGCCATCCAGATGCAACTCAAGCAGAGCACCTGCGAGGCCGTCATGATCCTACGTTCTCGCTTCCTGGACGCCAG ACGGAAACGCCGTAACTTCAGCAAACAGGCCACGGAGGTTCTGAATGAGTATTTCTACTCCCACCTGAGTAACCCGTACCCGAGTGAGGAGGCTAAGGAGGAGCTCGCCAAGAAGTGCGGAATCACTGTCTCTCAG GTCTCCAACTGGTTTGGCAACAAGCGGATTCGCTATAAGAAAAACATAGGAAAGTTCCAAGAGGAGGCAAACATCTATGCCGTGAAGACCGCCGTGTCGGTCACCCAGGGAGGCCACAGCCGTACCAGCTCCCCGACACCCCCTTCCTCCGCAG GCTCTGGCGGCTCTTTCAATCTCTCAGGATCCGGTGACATGTTTCTGGGGATGCCCGGGCTCAACGGAGATTCCTACTCTGCCtcccag GTGGAATCACTCCGACACTCAATGGGGCCAGGGGGCTACGGGGATAACCTCGGAGGAGGCCAGATGTACAGCCCTCGGGAAATGAGG gCAAATGGCGGCTGGCAGGAGGCTGTGACCCCGTCCTCAGTGACATCCCCGACAGAGGGACCAGGGAGCGTTCATTCGGACACTTCCAACTGA
- the GPSM3 gene encoding G-protein-signaling modulator 3 isoform X2, translating to MEAERPQEEEDGEQHQGPHQDEHGWPPASSSTRPWRSAPPSPPPPGTRPTALGPRSASLLSLQTELLLDLVAEAQSRRLEEQRATFHPPKNPPSLGRALPRPLEDREQLYSTIISHQCQRMEAQRSEPPLPPGGQELLELLLRVQGGGRMEEQRSRPPTHTC from the exons atgGAGGCTGAGAGACCCCAGGAAGAAGAGGATGGTGAGCAG catcagggcccCCATCAGGATGAGCATGGCTGGCCCCCCGCGAGCTCCAGCACTCGGCCTTGGAGGTCTGCCCctccgtcccctcctcctccagggactcgcCCTACAG ccctggggCCCCGCTCGGCCTCCCTGCTCTCCCTGCAGACCGAGCTCCTTCTGGACCTGGTAGCAGAGGCCCAGTCCCGCCGCCTAGAGGAGCAGAGAGCCACCTTCCATCCCCCCAAGAACCCCCCAAGCCTAGGTCGAGCCCTGCCCCGGCCTCTTGAGGACAGAGAACAGCTCTACAGCACCATCATCAGTCACCAG TGCCAGCGGATGGAAGCCCAGCGGTCAGAGCCTCCTCTACCCCCAGGGGGGCAGGAGCTCTTGGAGTTGCTGCTGAGAGTTCAGGGTGGGGGTCGAATGGAGGAGCAAAGGTCCcggccccccacacacacctgctGA
- the GPSM3 gene encoding G-protein-signaling modulator 3 isoform X1 has protein sequence MGGARGGADQEPSFLLSTQASSPRLTPTPFGPYSPQELRVPALLPNPSYPLPHRFLPSRVWRLRDPRKKRMVSSIRAPIRMSMAGPPRAPALGLGGLPLRPLLLQGLALQTELLLDLVAEAQSRRLEEQRATFHPPKNPPSLGRALPRPLEDREQLYSTIISHQCQRMEAQRSEPPLPPGGQELLELLLRVQGGGRMEEQRSRPPTHTC, from the exons ATGGGCGGGGCCCGTGGGGGGGCTGACCAGGAACCCAGCTTCCTGCTCAGTACCCAGGCATCCAGCCCCCGGCTCACCCCCACCCCTTTCGGCCCCTACTCCCCTCAGGAACTCAGGGTTCCGGCCCTCCTCCCAAATCCCAGCTACCCCCTCCCCCAtcggtttctcccctccagggtatgGAGGCTGAGAGACCCCAGGAAGAAGAGGATGGTGAGCAG catcagggcccCCATCAGGATGAGCATGGCTGGCCCCCCGCGAGCTCCAGCACTCGGCCTTGGAGGTCTGCCCctccgtcccctcctcctccagggactcgcCCTACAG ACCGAGCTCCTTCTGGACCTGGTAGCAGAGGCCCAGTCCCGCCGCCTAGAGGAGCAGAGAGCCACCTTCCATCCCCCCAAGAACCCCCCAAGCCTAGGTCGAGCCCTGCCCCGGCCTCTTGAGGACAGAGAACAGCTCTACAGCACCATCATCAGTCACCAG TGCCAGCGGATGGAAGCCCAGCGGTCAGAGCCTCCTCTACCCCCAGGGGGGCAGGAGCTCTTGGAGTTGCTGCTGAGAGTTCAGGGTGGGGGTCGAATGGAGGAGCAAAGGTCCcggccccccacacacacctgctGA